Part of the Serinus canaria isolate serCan28SL12 chromosome 1, serCan2020, whole genome shotgun sequence genome is shown below.
atttaaagaataaaactaGCAGGTCACTAAGTGACCAGAAGCTATGACAAGACTTGGTAACATGTACATTAGACACCCCTTGAGTCCTCTGCAAACCCCAGGGATAAGCCATCAGCCTATCCCTGTAGCACATCCTCAATCTAAAGGCAGCAGCCACCTCTGCTAAAGAAGCCGAGACCTGAAAAGCTGCTTCACCCTGAACCTCAAAACCTTCACTTAGGAAAGATTGCCAAACAAACACGTTTCCTGGTCCCATTGCTCCAAAAACAAAGTCCAGGCTTTGTTATCATTGAAACCTGAAAATTCCTCACGTGCTTTAGATGAGCTCTTTATTGGTGGATGTATCTGCAACTGGCTGACAGCCATTCAAGCCACACTTAATGGCTACTGTGCATTAAAAGAGGCTCTCATAGAATTCTCTTCAAACCTGACTGGGTTATCGCCCTAAATAATTACAATTCATTCAGAATTCAACAAATTGCAGATTTTAGATATTACTTTAAATTGATAGCATGAGAGGGCAGGTAGGCATGGGATATTCACAAAAAAAGGTGGCTCTTTTTGACATGGGCGCCTACCCTGTGAAACTTCACAACACTGCTGTCTGCAGGTGCTATGACATGGGTGAGGGGAGACAGAACAGGTTCAGGAAAGAGAAGTACACTGAGAAATGCATGACTCACACATCAGTACCTCATCCATCTGTGAGCATAGCTAAAGACTGGGAGTGCACTAGGGATATGTACTCTGCCATCAGTATTTTTGCTATCCCTACACATCTGCTTATGGACACTATTCCTTCAAGCCTTCCCATATGAAAACACCTccaaaagggagaaggaaaaggaaaataagcgaaaaaaggaaggaaaataaaaggtcaGACgggaaaaaggcagaaacagtgaaccagagaggaaaaattactGAATCTACTACACCAGGAGGGTATTCAGAGGGCTGGTGATGTCACCAAGGAATGCTCTGCCCACCAGAGTGAGAGGATGTGGGTCCAGAAACAAGTCCCAGCATTGCTGGCATCTCCCAACTGGAGCTTCCTTCTCCTAGGGCTGAGGTGCAGACTCTGCACAACTGGAGAAGTCCTACAGGTTGGCAAGACTTTAGATGGGTACAAATAAAAGGTGAGGGGGAAAGTAACAGTGTCCTGTGGGACTTGTAAAAAAAGCCAGTAAGGTGCCCAAAATAATACACTaagctgaagaaacaagactcaaaAATGGCAGAGGTTTCCAGCAGAGTCAGAAGCAAGGCTGGTGCACGTGTGCCAGGGTCTGCTGCACACAAGGCACTGGCATCCCTGAATCCACAGTCCCACAAAAACCCCAGGCCTTCTGCTAGGCTCCAGATGCAccccagtgcagctgctcttctgctgcATGATGCAAACTTGTGCTGACAAAATCATGTTCCCATTCTCACTCAATGGCCCCTTGCAGCCAGTGTGGTTCAGTTTCCCTTAAGTGCTTTACATGTGTTCTCTACCCAGAGTAAATCATCCCTGGCACATCACTAGAGTCCAAATGAGAGCAGCAATGAAAAACAGACTCAGACAATGGGCACACCCAAGACATTACTGTGGGAATGATAAAATGCTGTGGAattcattaaacattttttaattatttcattgcaAAACTGATCGTGCAAGTAAATTCCAACAATAAAAAAGATGTTGCTGGCATCACTGTCCCATGGGACTTGTTATAAAATCCAGCAGGCTGCCCAAAATAACATACTAAACTGAAGAAATAAGACTCAAAAATAGTTTTAAGTaatctttcccatttttcaaCGAAATAAAGACTGGTCTTAATTTTGGAGGATGCAAGAGGATGCTAACTCAAAAGATTCTCAAGCAGAAGGATGTTCTCCTTAGCGACTTTATCTCTCCAACACAACAGATGCTGGGAACAAAAGGAGACACATTTACAAAGGTAATTTTTGAGAGCAGTGACATAAAATTGTTTgaaattataagaaaaaagtaaaaaacaaaagtaataaaagcacagttttttaaaaagagaaaatataccATTTCtttgaggtgaaaaaaaaatgtaacactcactgtatgtttttatttctttttttttgttttcttttgttttgttttgtttaacaCATAATTCCAGTCCATCTTTTGCAAGGACTTACCTGTCTCGGGGTCAAGGCGAATCACTCTCCCACCATCATAGCAAGCCACCCAGAGTTTGCCTTCTGTGTCAATGCACATCCCATCAGGAATGCTCTCCTCTTTTTCCAGTTTGTATATACTCCTACGGTTGCCTGCAGTGTTAAAAAACCACAGAACCGAGTGAGACAGTTGTTAAAATTTTTATCagtcacagcccagcagagttATTTGTACTGttattttcaaaagctgtgctgaggccctgagttttttttcccatgaaagaAATAGATTGTGTCTGCTGCCCTGTTTGTTTCCTGAGACAGTTGTTCCTCAGCATGAAAGCCTGTGGATCAGTTTCAATCCATTGAAAGTATAATCCTTCTTTCTGGCATTCATTTCTAGTGCACCACTCGTGTTCCCTACTTACAATACTAAATTAATAACTGAATAAATTCATGTTAGATATAttcataaaattaattacttgTCTTAAAAGCAGTTTGAATTATTTCAAGTATGGGTTGCTCCAGCTGGAGACTTTTCAAACTGTTTGCTGGAACGTGTCAATAATCACTGTTTCAACACAAAACTGACCTTCAGATCTATAAACTGAGAGCTTACATAAACACAGAGTTGGGGGGAAATAAAGCAACAATTTCAAAGGCATACTATtgaccaaaaaacaaacaactctATTTGAACTTTTATCCACTATTAGTAAAGCAAATTAAACCCAACTTTCCaacattgtttattttatgcTCTGACAACTTCAATGTTTCTCATACgcagcaatatttttaatgagtttCCTTTTTGCTGCTGGGGATTGTCAGACTGCCCAAAGAAAGAGCGAGCAAGACTGACTGAGAGAGAGAAGTACCCtatttcctaggaaaaaaaatcagttctaaGCCATAGCAGAGTCATCAGGGCAAGGTGCTACAtccaaaattactttaaattcaGAGTTTTAAATCTAAACATCAAATTGGTTGGATTCTTTTAAAGCAAGATACTGCAGCCTGTGTACTCAAAAGGAAATTACTAGTCCAAGTCaccagaatttttcttttgcccAAGCTTGTAGAAACCCTTaaggctttgttttgttttaaattaacgAAGGAAGATTTGAGTTACTGCTACCGTTGTTGCCTTGCTCTTTCTGCAGAATCTtccttgtattttaaaacacaaaacagggTGAAGAGTGAAAAAGTATCTAGAGAAGCTGGCAGAGGTTTTGTGCAAGACTACAAGCTTGCTGTCACTTTGTCTGTGCTGCCAGTAACAAGAAACGCAGCCACAGGAAGAGACAGATGAGATACACTTTGTCCTTTTTACTGCAAGATCAGATACGCCTTGTGTTTAGTAACAGTAGTACAGATTGCTACTCAAAGTGCCAATTTAAATACTTTATAGTATTACCAAACGACCCTGACTGGTTTGAGGCAGGAGCCTACGCAGGCGCAGACAGAGGTTAATATGGCTTCTGTCCATCCCCCAAAGCTCTGATCATCTCTGTGTAAtaaacagagcagaaacaaacaTCACCATCTTCAGGCACCAGCAATTGTTTTACAATACAACCATTCATACCAATTTTTCCAGTTTGGAGGTCATAATCAAAGGCATCCACCGAGTAGGACAAGCTGTCAATGTAAAAGAAGGTTCTGTGGTCCAGAGACCAATCCAGCCCATTGGAAATGTCCACCTGGTCAAAGTGCTTCACCACGGAGAGGTCGGGGAAGAGCGTGTACAGAGAGCCCTGGCGTCTCTCCAGCACGGCCGGACGAATCTCCTCTGCCATTGTACCTGCGCACAGccaaaggggaaaaagcagGTTCAGAGCAAATGGACTCCTCCCCAGGTTTGGGGACAGCCTCTCACTATGACAGTGACCCCACCGCCAGCGTAGAAAGGGGGGCTTCTGAAATTTGAGGAAGAAACTAAgtcaaaagcaaaagaaaaaggcagactTCCAAAGTGCTTGCTTTTAGCAGAAGGTGGCAAAACACAGCCTTTGTTCTTTTGTTGAATATTTGTGCGGCAGAAATGGTGTGCAGCGTGATTCctgcaaaatgttttattcagtCACTTATATATTAAGACAGGTGTGGCCAGCATTTAACTTACAATAAATCTTAATGCCTTGTAGAGCtgagagagtggaaaaaaattacctccTCCCTCAGAATGAGTCTCACACTAAAGCCTCTTTTAAAGCAAATCTCATCCTTACACGCTGAAGTTGGCAGCTGAGACTGGCTCTTGAGAGGCTGGGTAAATGCAGGTTAAGTTAGGTCTTGGGACTGAATGACACAGCAAAGCACACAATGgtgttttaaaaatcaggagGACAGCATCACAGCTGGAGGGCACCTCTGGACGTCATCCAGGATCACCCCCCgctcagagcagggtcagaCACCACAGGTTCCTCCcaccagtgctgggcactgaaGATCTCCATGGATGAAGACTCCATACtctctctggacaacctgttccactgcctgGTCACCCTCATTAAAAGAGTTTCCTTATGTTCATATAGAATTGGCTGAGTTTCAGTTTGTGGCCACTCCTTCTGGTCTTTCATGGGCCacccctgagcagagcctggcctcCATCTCTTTTACTCCCTCCTCAGTCAGGTACTTGTACATACAGGTGGGATCCCCTGAGCCTTCTCATCTCCAGGATGAACAGTCCCTTCGTTTTTAGAAATAATATTCTGAGGCATGAAGAACAAACAACACAATATAATACATTTCCCActggaaaagtatttttgatTGGCACCCTTCAAAACAAGCAGCTGACAGGAAGGAGGCAAGGCCAGTATCTTAAACCAGGCAGGCTCAGTGTAGTCAGCCTCTTTTTAACAAAATAGTCCAGATTAGATAGTGCCCAGGTGATATAAACAAATTTGTAAATGGATTTAAGCTCTGCTtgaagacaacaaaaaaaaaaaaaatccccaccatTTAACTGTGAAGGAACACTTGCTGCATCTACAACTGATGGCTGCATCTtatcagcacagcccagcaagCACCAGTGGGAAGAAAGAGACTGCAGCATACCTGCAAAATACCTCCCTGCAGGATCCACCTTCCCATCATTGAACCGGGTGTTTGCTTTATCCTTGTCCACTTGAGTAATTGTGGTTACCAGCTCCTCTTTCcatttcaaagcagcaaacCTGGTTCCCAGGGTGATGACATAATCCTCAGACTTCCGGAGAGCCACGGAGCTCACAGGAGCATCTGGAAACGGGGTGAAATTGAAAAGTGAGACGTGCTAGGAAGAGACATTTCTTTCCTGCCCACTTTAGACATGCCAACTGAACTCAGCAAAGCCACAGCCAAGAGAATCAACCTACTTTTCTACCAACAAAACTGGTGTTTAAATGCACAAAAACAGATTATGTCACGTGAATTTGAGCATTACCACTGCTACGAGGAGCTATAATCATTACCAGCACCTAGTTGTGCTAGGTgctttattgaaaaaaataagtataaaaGGGGGGACAGGAACACATGCTTTTTACAATAGCTTACTGTGTGGGTTCTCCTCTCTCCAAGGGAAAAATCAATTGCCACAAGAGCTCTAGAGCAACGGTGTTTATTTAGCACAGCTCCTGTGTAAATGAGCCGTGAAGTGATGGAAGCCGAGTGTCTCTGCACTGGGACAGGTGAGACACCCCCCATACCACACtctgctgtgccaccagcagcaccaaaaaCACACCAAGGAGTGGCAAAGCTTCCCAAGAAGctaaaacaacacagaaaactAGTTCACACTCACTTTCCATGATTTCACTCCAGCTATTATGCATAAAACCTCAATTACAGGTTATTATAAAGGAATTAGCAAAAAAAGCCAGTGAGTGTGAAGACAACATTTCTGTAAAAGCCTACAATCAGACGCAATCTAAGGAATAATAACTTTAGGCAGGGCAACCAAGTCTGGCATAGTATTTTCTATAAATGGGACTAAGCActaattttctaatttaaaaccGAAACATTTTTTGTGTTCATAGCTTTGCAGGGCTATAATTAGGTAATACTTTCACAAACACTTATAACCACCCCCAGCCACCACTGGGTGACAAGAGGAACTGCTCCTTTCCAGCTGTTTGCTCATGGCTCACGATGCCCCATCCTttggagccctggcagcagtACCACCATGACAGAAATCTCAATGCTATTtgcccatccccagcactggagaTGAACACTGACTGCAAGCTCAGCTCTAGCAGCTGAGACTGCTGGTGGTCTGGGCTCACTTACACTGGGGTGCCACCCCTTCTTCCCATGCCAGCACAGAGGGCAGCAATGTCCCCTCAGCCGTGTGTGGCACGTGCCACACGTTGTaattttgctgctcttcagatTGCCAGTAACCACACTaataaaagtgtttttctgcCTGTATCAGCAGCAGGGGCTTTCCTGGCAGAGCACACGGTTGCAAGTCCACTTTTGCTCTCCCAGGAAAATGCCTGGGGCCATGGCTTGGTGGAGTCCTTCCTCCTGGGCAGCACCCAGGGCGTTCCTCCCACCCTGGGGGGGGAGCAGCCCCCAAACACAGCTGTCCACTGGAAGTGTTGGACATCCAGgtgcccctgcagccacaggaacaGCTCCACACCTTCCTGACAAATCACCCCAGGGAAAAGGGGTGCACGAGGACAGAGCTGCCCTCTGTTCACTGGACAAACCAGCACAAGGAGTGCCTCAGCCTGTGCACCCAGCTCAGTCTGCTGTGACCCCAGAGGGCTCTGTCGAAGCAGCATCTGCAGgaattgattgattgatttgCAGCACCATCTTACACCCAAGAGAAAACTGACCATAAGGTCTCCCCTCCAGGCCCAGTCATGTAGCTATGGTGTTCCCCCTGTAAAGTTATAAAGGGCATTTGAAATTGTTTCTAAGCATGGGGTTGTTGCAATTCTCTTATTAAAAGTTTTAATagtgaataatttcttttagtTTCCACTTTGGAAGCCTGCTACTATAATCTCATGGCATTCTTTGGTTGTTCAGgggttgtttttctcttttaagcGTGACATTCCCAAAGACACAGCTATTTATCATAACTATTTCATTACTAAAGAGaggaaacaatttaaaaaaaaaaagaaaaacaggagctACTTCAGCTTTTGTCCCTTCCACATCTCCAGAGAAGCTACAAGTAAAAGACTACACCTTTGAGAGTAGATCAGTCtgggggaaaggcagggagaagcACAATCCCTCAGCTAAGCTAAGAGGAAGTAAGTTTGGGAAGCAACGCTTCCAAAATCACAATTGGGCCTTCTCTCATCTTGAAATTGGCAACTACAGTAATTTGGAAGGCAGATAAGCCCAGATCAGTTTCTAGTGAATAATGAGAATAGCTTATAGGTAGACAAAATTGATTTTCACCAAGTGCTGTTGAacatgagaaaataataaattgttcTGAAACCACTTAAGGAGCTGTCTCACAACACAAATATTTACTGTATCACATCCAGCAGTAAATCTGCAATCCTTTTGTAATGTGAGTTAGCATATCTcttcctttaggaaaaaatt
Proteins encoded:
- the LOC103812328 gene encoding regucalcin, giving the protein MASVSIECVAREGCRIGESPVWDQREGALLFVDITGRKVCRWSPLTRQTQAIAVDAPVSSVALRKSEDYVITLGTRFAALKWKEELVTTITQVDKDKANTRFNDGKVDPAGRYFAGTMAEEIRPAVLERRQGSLYTLFPDLSVVKHFDQVDISNGLDWSLDHRTFFYIDSLSYSVDAFDYDLQTGKIGNRRSIYKLEKEESIPDGMCIDTEGKLWVACYDGGRVIRLDPETGKRLQTVKLPVDKTTSCCFGGKDYSEMFVTSASDGMDKEWLSRQPEAGGIFKITGLGVKGVPPYPFAG